A window from Symbiopectobacterium purcellii encodes these proteins:
- the metN gene encoding methionine ABC transporter ATP-binding protein MetN, whose translation MIKLSNITKIFQQKGRTITALDNVSLHVPAGQIYGVIGASGAGKSTLIRCVNLLERPTHGEVLVGDQDLMALSEAQLTKARRQIGMIFQHFNLLASRTVFGNVALPLELDTTPKSEITRRVNELLELVGLSDKHDAYPANLSGGQKQRVAIARALASNPKVLLCDEATSALDPATTRSILELLKDINRRLGITILLITHEMDVVKRICDQVAVISGGQLIEQDTVSEVFSHPKTPLAQTFIQSTLHLDIPEDYQTRLIAAPHNDQNTPLLRLEFTGQSVDAPLLSTIARRFNINNNIISAQMDYAGGVKFGIMLAEMHGEEQDTVAAIAFLQEHHVKVEVLGYV comes from the coding sequence ATGATTAAACTTTCTAACATTACAAAAATTTTCCAGCAGAAAGGCCGGACCATCACAGCACTGGACAATGTCAGTCTGCATGTCCCTGCGGGGCAAATCTATGGGGTTATCGGTGCATCCGGTGCAGGTAAAAGTACGTTGATTCGCTGCGTCAATCTGCTGGAGCGCCCGACACACGGCGAGGTATTGGTCGGTGACCAGGATTTGATGGCACTGTCCGAAGCGCAGTTGACCAAGGCACGCCGCCAGATTGGCATGATCTTCCAGCACTTTAACCTTTTGGCGTCCCGCACCGTGTTTGGTAACGTGGCTCTGCCTCTTGAGTTGGACACCACGCCGAAAAGCGAAATTACCCGCCGCGTCAACGAGCTGCTAGAACTGGTGGGGTTATCGGACAAGCACGATGCTTACCCGGCAAATCTGTCCGGTGGGCAAAAGCAGCGCGTTGCGATTGCTCGCGCGCTGGCCAGCAACCCCAAGGTGCTGCTGTGTGACGAGGCCACCAGCGCGCTCGATCCGGCCACGACGCGTTCCATTCTCGAACTGCTCAAAGACATTAACCGCCGTTTAGGGATAACCATCCTGTTGATCACTCATGAAATGGATGTAGTAAAGCGCATCTGCGATCAGGTAGCGGTTATCAGTGGTGGTCAATTGATTGAGCAGGACACGGTCAGCGAAGTGTTCTCTCACCCTAAAACGCCTCTGGCACAAACCTTTATTCAGTCTACGCTGCATCTGGATATCCCCGAGGATTACCAGACTCGGCTCATCGCCGCACCGCACAACGACCAGAACACCCCGCTGCTACGGTTGGAGTTTACCGGTCAATCCGTCGATGCGCCGTTACTCTCCACTATCGCACGCCGCTTTAACATCAATAACAATATCATCAGTGCGCAGATGGATTACGCAGGTGGCGTTAAATTCGGCATCATGTTGGCCGAGATGCACGGCGAAGAACAGGACACGGTGGCCGCCATCGCGTTTTTACAGGAACACCATGTGAAAGTTGAGGTGCTGGGCTATGTCTGA
- a CDS encoding IclR family transcriptional regulator, translated as MNIFQQLEHSKAPAAVRLVMIVDYIANRDEASFTEICTDLSIPKSSVHHLLEVLTVSQLLRQRADGRYVLGLRLFELGGLAIKNIDLRKDAIGFMHTLVKETELTCHLGILEGDNGFFLSKVESPKAIVKTSWEGKKIVFNRMSLGKVLLAWLPQERIETLIADCTFKRFTPRTITNKDDFLEHLKLVKEQGWAIDDGEDIEEICCMAAPIFNQDGKVIAAIGVNGMQSQYANGKKEKHLASLIKTSKAISDHINSHRAE; from the coding sequence ATGAACATCTTCCAACAACTTGAGCATAGCAAAGCACCAGCGGCAGTCCGTCTTGTGATGATCGTTGACTATATTGCCAATCGTGATGAAGCCAGCTTTACCGAGATCTGTACCGATCTGTCGATACCGAAAAGTAGCGTACATCACCTGCTTGAAGTATTGACGGTATCCCAACTATTACGTCAGCGCGCTGATGGGCGTTATGTTTTAGGTCTACGTTTATTCGAGCTCGGTGGTTTGGCAATAAAGAATATCGACCTGCGCAAAGATGCCATTGGCTTTATGCATACATTGGTGAAAGAAACCGAGTTAACCTGCCACCTTGGTATTCTGGAAGGGGATAACGGCTTTTTCCTGAGTAAAGTCGAATCGCCCAAGGCTATTGTAAAAACGTCGTGGGAAGGCAAGAAAATTGTATTTAATCGCATGTCGTTGGGCAAAGTATTATTGGCTTGGCTGCCACAGGAAAGAATAGAAACCCTGATTGCTGATTGTACGTTTAAGCGTTTTACGCCACGTACCATTACCAATAAAGATGATTTTTTAGAACACCTGAAACTCGTCAAGGAACAAGGCTGGGCGATTGACGACGGTGAAGATATTGAGGAAATTTGCTGTATGGCAGCACCGATTTTTAATCAGGATGGCAAGGTTATCGCCGCCATCGGCGTCAACGGCATGCAGTCACAGTATGCCAATGGCAAGAAGGAGAAACACCTGGCAAGCCTGATTAAAACCAGTAAAGCGATCTCCGACCATATTAACAGCCATCGTGCTGAATAA
- the proS gene encoding proline--tRNA ligase: MRTSQYLLSTLKETPADAEVISHQLMLRAGMIRKLASGLYTWLPTGYRVLKKVENIVREEMNNAGAIEISMPVVQPADLWQESGRWEQYGPELLRFVDRGDRPFVLGPTHEEVITDLVRNELSSYKQLPLNLFQIQTKFRDEVRPRFGVMRSREFIMKDAYSFHTSQESLQVTYDAMYDAYSRAFSRMGLNFRAVQADTGSIGGSASHEFQVLAQSGEDDIVFSTDSEYAANIEFAEAVAPTLGRAEAKEEMRLVDTPNAKTIAELVEQFNLPIEKTVKTLLVKATQESGHTLIALLVRGDHELNEVKAEKLEQVASPLTFATEAEIRDIVGAGPGSLGPVNMPIPVIIDRTVAAMSDFGAGANQDGKHFFGVNWERDVALPQVADIRNVVEGDASPDGKGTLLIKRGIEVGHIFQLGTKYSQALQASVQGEDGRNQILTMGCYGIGVTRVVAAAIEQNHDDRGIIWHDAIAPFQVAILPMNMHKSFRVKELAEDIYQQLRAKGIDVLLDDRKERPGVMFADMELIGVPHTIVIGDRNLDNDEIEYKYRRDGEKKMIKVGEIVDFLSANTVR; the protein is encoded by the coding sequence ATGCGTACTAGCCAATATCTGCTCTCCACCCTGAAGGAGACGCCAGCCGACGCGGAAGTCATCAGCCATCAGTTGATGCTGCGCGCCGGGATGATCCGCAAGCTGGCCTCCGGGTTATACACCTGGTTGCCGACCGGCTACCGGGTTCTGAAGAAAGTCGAAAACATCGTGCGTGAAGAGATGAACAACGCCGGTGCTATCGAGATTTCCATGCCCGTGGTACAACCCGCCGATCTGTGGCAGGAGAGTGGCCGCTGGGAACAATATGGCCCGGAATTGCTGCGCTTTGTCGATCGCGGTGACCGCCCGTTTGTTCTCGGCCCAACGCATGAAGAAGTGATTACCGATCTGGTGCGCAACGAACTGAGCTCTTATAAGCAGCTGCCGCTGAATCTGTTCCAGATCCAGACCAAATTTCGCGATGAAGTGCGCCCGCGTTTCGGCGTGATGCGTTCTCGCGAATTCATCATGAAAGACGCCTACTCGTTCCATACCTCGCAGGAATCGTTGCAGGTCACCTATGACGCGATGTACGACGCCTATAGCCGCGCATTTAGTCGCATGGGGTTGAACTTCCGCGCGGTTCAGGCAGACACCGGCTCCATCGGTGGCAGCGCATCACACGAATTCCAAGTGCTGGCGCAGAGCGGCGAAGACGACATCGTTTTCTCTACCGACTCCGAGTACGCCGCCAATATCGAATTTGCTGAAGCCGTTGCCCCCACGCTGGGACGTGCAGAAGCGAAAGAAGAAATGCGTCTGGTTGATACGCCGAACGCCAAAACTATCGCCGAGCTGGTTGAGCAGTTTAACCTGCCGATCGAAAAAACCGTCAAAACGCTGCTGGTGAAAGCGACACAAGAGAGCGGCCACACGCTGATTGCTCTGCTGGTGCGCGGCGATCACGAACTGAATGAAGTGAAAGCGGAGAAACTGGAGCAGGTTGCCAGCCCGCTGACCTTCGCAACCGAGGCGGAAATTCGCGATATCGTTGGCGCGGGTCCGGGCTCACTCGGCCCGGTCAATATGCCGATACCAGTGATTATCGATCGCACCGTCGCCGCAATGAGCGATTTTGGCGCTGGAGCAAACCAGGACGGCAAACACTTCTTCGGTGTTAACTGGGAACGTGACGTTGCACTGCCGCAAGTGGCTGATATCCGCAATGTGGTTGAAGGCGATGCCAGCCCGGACGGGAAAGGCACGCTGTTAATCAAACGCGGCATCGAAGTGGGTCATATCTTCCAGTTGGGCACCAAATATTCTCAGGCACTGCAAGCCAGCGTGCAGGGTGAAGATGGTCGCAACCAGATCCTGACCATGGGCTGTTACGGTATTGGGGTGACGCGCGTGGTGGCGGCGGCTATCGAACAGAATCACGACGATCGTGGCATTATCTGGCATGACGCCATTGCCCCCTTCCAGGTGGCGATCCTGCCGATGAACATGCACAAGTCGTTCCGCGTGAAAGAGCTGGCTGAAGACATTTATCAGCAACTGCGCGCCAAAGGCATCGATGTGCTGCTCGACGATCGTAAAGAGCGTCCGGGTGTGATGTTTGCGGATATGGAATTGATCGGCGTGCCGCACACTATCGTCATTGGCGATCGCAATCTGGATAACGACGAGATTGAATATAAATATCGTCGCGACGGTGAGAAAAAGATGATCAAGGTTGGTGAGATCGTTGATTTTTTATCGGCCAATACCGTTCGTTAA
- the kduI gene encoding 5-dehydro-4-deoxy-D-glucuronate isomerase: MDVRQSVHSEHAKTLDTTELRKKFLIEHIFTPNQYTMVYSHIDRIVVGGIMPVDGEITFDDGIGKQFGVNYFLERRELGLINIGGPANIVIDGKSYAVGNEEALYVGKGAKALAFSSVDKAKPAKLYYNSAPAHATFPTRVITQEDAVKAPLGDIATCNKRTICKYLVPEVVETCQLSMGLTRLAEGSNWNSMPTHTHERRMEVYFYFDMADDTIIFHMMGEPHETRHLVMHNEQAVISPSWSIHTGVGTKNYAFIWGMIGENLTFDDMDHIAMKDLR, encoded by the coding sequence ATGGACGTACGACAAAGTGTACACAGCGAACATGCTAAAACGCTCGATACCACCGAGCTGAGAAAGAAATTTCTCATTGAGCATATTTTTACGCCAAACCAATACACCATGGTGTACAGCCACATTGACCGCATTGTTGTGGGTGGGATTATGCCGGTTGACGGCGAGATCACCTTTGATGACGGTATCGGCAAGCAATTTGGTGTGAACTATTTTCTCGAACGCCGCGAGTTGGGCCTGATCAATATCGGTGGACCGGCAAACATCGTGATTGATGGCAAAAGCTACGCGGTAGGCAACGAAGAAGCGCTCTACGTGGGTAAAGGCGCGAAAGCGCTGGCATTCAGCAGCGTAGATAAGGCTAAACCGGCAAAACTGTACTACAACAGTGCGCCAGCGCATGCCACGTTCCCGACGCGTGTAATTACGCAAGAGGATGCGGTTAAAGCACCTCTGGGTGATATCGCAACCTGTAACAAGCGTACCATTTGCAAATATCTGGTGCCGGAAGTGGTAGAAACCTGTCAGTTAAGCATGGGATTGACGCGTTTGGCAGAAGGTAGCAACTGGAACTCGATGCCGACCCATACCCATGAGCGCAGAATGGAAGTTTACTTCTATTTTGACATGGCAGATGACACCATTATTTTCCATATGATGGGCGAGCCGCATGAAACACGTCACCTGGTGATGCACAACGAGCAGGCGGTGATCTCTCCGAGCTGGTCGATTCACACCGGCGTTGGTACCAAAAATTATGCCTTTATCTGGGGTATGATCGGCGAAAACCTGACGTTTGACGATATGGACCATATTGCGATGAAAGATCTGCGCTAG
- the kdgT gene encoding 2-keto-3-deoxygluconate transporter — protein sequence MKIKQAIDKIPGGLMLVPLFLGALCNTFTPGAGKYLGSFSNGLITGTIPILAVWFFCMGASIELKATGTMLKKSGVLVVTKIATAWVVAMIAGTFLPGDGIQNGMLAGISVLALVAAMDMTNGGLYAALMNQYGSKEEAGAFVLMSLESGPLMTMVILGASGIATFEPQLFVGAVLPFLIGFALGNLDPDLRKLFGNSVQTLIPFFAFALGNTINLAVILKTGFAGIFLGVLVIVVTGIPLILADKFIGGGNGTAGVAASSSAGAAVATPLLIANMAPEFAPVAQQATALVATSVIVTSVLVPIITALWAKRFSPKNA from the coding sequence ATGAAAATCAAACAAGCTATTGATAAAATCCCTGGGGGATTAATGCTGGTTCCGCTCTTTTTGGGCGCACTCTGTAATACCTTTACGCCGGGCGCTGGAAAGTATTTAGGATCCTTCAGTAACGGGCTAATCACCGGTACCATTCCTATTCTGGCTGTATGGTTCTTCTGCATGGGTGCCTCCATTGAGCTCAAAGCCACGGGCACCATGCTGAAGAAATCTGGCGTGTTGGTTGTCACCAAAATTGCCACCGCATGGGTCGTAGCAATGATTGCGGGTACCTTCTTGCCGGGCGATGGCATCCAAAACGGTATGCTTGCTGGCATCTCAGTTCTCGCACTGGTCGCAGCGATGGATATGACCAACGGGGGTCTGTATGCCGCACTGATGAACCAATATGGTTCTAAAGAAGAAGCCGGTGCCTTCGTGTTAATGTCTCTGGAGTCCGGTCCGCTGATGACCATGGTTATCCTCGGTGCCAGCGGTATCGCAACCTTTGAACCACAACTGTTCGTCGGCGCGGTGTTGCCTTTCCTGATTGGTTTTGCACTGGGCAACCTGGATCCGGACCTGAGAAAACTGTTTGGTAACTCTGTCCAAACCTTAATTCCTTTCTTCGCCTTCGCCTTGGGCAACACTATCAACCTGGCCGTTATCCTCAAAACCGGTTTTGCCGGTATTTTCCTGGGCGTATTGGTGATCGTGGTTACTGGTATCCCATTGATCCTGGCTGACAAATTTATCGGTGGCGGTAACGGTACCGCCGGTGTGGCAGCATCCAGTAGTGCGGGTGCCGCAGTTGCAACCCCGCTTTTAATCGCCAACATGGCACCGGAGTTCGCCCCGGTAGCTCAACAAGCCACGGCGCTGGTTGCCACCAGTGTTATAGTGACTTCAGTACTCGTGCCCATCATTACGGCCTTGTGGGCAAAACGATTTTCACCTAAAAACGCATAA
- a CDS encoding methionine ABC transporter permease MetI, translated as MSEAMMWLMVKGVWETVVMTFVSGFFGFVLGLPVGVMLYITRPGQIVANPPLYRTLSALVNIFRSIPFIILLVWMIPFTRAIVGTSIGLKAAIVPLTVGAAPFIARMVENALLEISSGLIEAARAMGATPLQIIRKILLPEALPGLINAATITLITLVGYSAMGGAVGAGGLGQIGYQYGYIGYNATVMNTVLILLVVLVYLIQFVGDRTVRAVTHK; from the coding sequence ATGTCTGAAGCAATGATGTGGTTGATGGTGAAAGGCGTTTGGGAAACCGTAGTGATGACATTTGTTTCCGGCTTCTTTGGCTTTGTGCTGGGATTGCCGGTTGGCGTGATGCTTTATATTACCCGTCCGGGTCAAATCGTTGCCAATCCGCCGCTGTATCGCACACTGTCAGCGTTGGTGAATATTTTCCGTTCTATTCCGTTCATTATTTTGCTGGTGTGGATGATTCCGTTCACACGCGCCATCGTCGGCACCTCTATCGGGTTGAAGGCCGCCATTGTGCCATTGACCGTCGGCGCGGCGCCATTTATCGCACGTATGGTAGAGAACGCCCTGCTGGAAATCTCCAGCGGATTGATCGAGGCGGCGCGCGCGATGGGCGCGACACCGCTACAGATCATTCGTAAGATTCTGCTGCCAGAAGCACTTCCCGGTCTTATCAATGCCGCCACCATCACACTTATCACCCTGGTAGGCTATTCTGCTATGGGGGGCGCAGTCGGTGCCGGTGGATTAGGTCAAATTGGTTATCAGTATGGATACATTGGTTATAACGCGACAGTCATGAATACGGTATTAATATTACTGGTTGTTCTGGTCTACCTGATCCAATTCGTAGGCGATCGCACGGTACGGGCAGTGACTCATAAATAA
- the tsaA gene encoding tRNA (N6-threonylcarbamoyladenosine(37)-N6)-methyltransferase TrmO, translating into MTTYHFDQIGVIRSPYKEKFAVPRQPGLIEDGDGELHLLPPYHQPEAVRGLDAFSHIWVLFVFHHTMEQGWRPTVRPPRLGGNVRMGVFATRSTFRPNPIGMSLVRLKGIKTTGDSVILQLGSLDLVDGTPVVDIKPYLPFAESVPDAIGGFAQQAPDTAMPVHFSALAEQQLAQHQSTYPHLRRFITQVLNQDPRPAYRKGEVSRDYAALLLEFNVRWRVTAMQTEVLSLEPAPR; encoded by the coding sequence ATGACCACCTATCATTTCGATCAGATTGGCGTTATCCGTTCGCCTTATAAAGAAAAATTCGCCGTGCCACGGCAACCCGGCCTGATTGAAGATGGCGACGGAGAACTGCATCTTCTGCCGCCCTACCACCAGCCAGAAGCGGTGCGTGGGCTGGATGCGTTCAGCCATATTTGGGTACTGTTTGTTTTTCACCACACCATGGAGCAGGGCTGGCGCCCAACGGTGCGCCCTCCCCGTTTGGGCGGGAATGTGCGTATGGGGGTTTTCGCCACACGTTCCACGTTTCGCCCGAATCCTATCGGTATGTCGCTGGTCAGACTGAAAGGGATAAAGACCACAGGCGACAGCGTTATCTTACAGTTGGGCAGCCTCGATCTGGTCGATGGTACGCCAGTGGTTGATATCAAACCCTATTTGCCCTTTGCGGAGAGCGTGCCTGATGCCATCGGCGGCTTCGCGCAACAGGCACCAGACACCGCGATGCCCGTGCATTTTTCTGCACTGGCAGAGCAACAACTGGCGCAACATCAATCCACTTACCCGCACCTGCGCCGTTTTATCACCCAGGTATTGAATCAGGATCCGCGCCCGGCGTACCGCAAGGGGGAAGTCTCGCGCGATTACGCCGCCCTGCTGCTCGAATTCAACGTACGCTGGCGCGTAACAGCCATGCAGACAGAAGTGCTTAGCCTTGAGCCAGCACCGCGCTAA
- the gmhB gene encoding D-glycero-beta-D-manno-heptose 1,7-bisphosphate 7-phosphatase: MAQPIPAVFLDRDGTINVDHGYVHEIDQFEFIDGVIDAMSELKKKGFALVLVTNQSGIARGMFSEDDFMHLTEWMDWSLADRGVDLDGIYFCPHHAEQGQGEYRQECDCRKPKPGMFLSAQSFLNIDMAASYMVGDKEEDMQAAIAAGVGTKVLVRTGKAITEQGEALADIVIDSLADLPRVIEQRK, translated from the coding sequence GTGGCACAACCCATTCCAGCCGTTTTTCTCGATCGCGACGGCACGATTAATGTCGATCACGGTTACGTTCATGAGATCGATCAGTTTGAGTTCATAGATGGCGTTATCGACGCGATGAGTGAACTAAAGAAGAAAGGATTTGCACTGGTGCTGGTGACTAACCAGTCCGGTATTGCGCGTGGCATGTTCAGTGAAGATGATTTCATGCACCTGACCGAGTGGATGGATTGGTCGCTGGCCGATCGCGGGGTCGATTTGGATGGCATCTATTTCTGTCCCCACCACGCAGAACAGGGGCAAGGGGAATATCGTCAGGAGTGTGACTGCCGTAAACCCAAACCAGGCATGTTCCTCTCAGCGCAGAGCTTCCTCAATATCGATATGGCCGCTTCTTATATGGTGGGTGATAAAGAAGAAGATATGCAGGCTGCCATTGCGGCGGGTGTTGGAACCAAAGTGCTGGTGCGTACTGGCAAGGCGATTACCGAGCAAGGCGAAGCGCTGGCGGATATTGTGATTGATAGTCTGGCCGATTTGCCGCGCGTTATCGAACAGCGTAAATGA
- the rcsF gene encoding Rcs stress response system protein RcsF produces the protein MRAIPLVFLALSLTGCSLLQPKTAPAPQPVIEPAVKAPAKAKPAPRPATAVLYNSAEELVGKTFRDMGEVSGSVCQASMQDTPATVANARRRMQTRATAMRANAVLVHNCQVVSGVAGCYRQAICEGTALKISSQ, from the coding sequence ATGCGTGCTATACCGCTCGTGTTTTTAGCGCTGTCACTAACAGGATGTTCCCTGCTGCAACCCAAAACGGCACCTGCACCGCAACCGGTTATCGAACCGGCTGTCAAAGCCCCGGCGAAAGCAAAACCGGCTCCGCGTCCGGCAACCGCCGTGCTGTATAACAGTGCGGAAGAGCTGGTGGGTAAAACGTTCCGCGATATGGGCGAAGTGTCCGGCTCTGTATGTCAGGCAAGCATGCAAGATACGCCGGCGACGGTTGCCAATGCCCGCCGCCGTATGCAAACGCGAGCAACAGCGATGCGCGCTAATGCGGTTCTGGTGCACAACTGCCAGGTAGTCAGCGGTGTTGCAGGCTGCTATCGGCAGGCCATTTGTGAAGGCACTGCACTGAAAATTTCTTCTCAATAA
- a CDS encoding MetQ/NlpA family lipoprotein produces MTIKFKTVAALGTLLGALALAGCGQEEKDPNHIKVGVIVGAEQQVAEVAQKVAKDKYGLTVELVSFNDYVLPNEALSKGDIDLNAFQHKPYLDQQIKDRGYKLVAVGNSFVYPIAGYSKKIKSLDELQNGAQIALPNDPTNLGRSLLLLQKQGLIKLKDNVGLLPTVLDVVENPKNLKLVELEAPQLPRSLDDDQIALAIINTTYASQINLTPTKDGLFVEEKDSPYVNLIVSREDNKDAANVKKFVQAYQSDEVYEAANKIFNGGAVKGW; encoded by the coding sequence ATGACAATCAAATTTAAAACCGTCGCCGCACTGGGTACGCTACTGGGTGCACTGGCGCTGGCAGGCTGCGGACAAGAAGAAAAAGACCCGAACCACATCAAAGTCGGTGTTATTGTGGGTGCTGAACAGCAAGTTGCTGAAGTTGCACAAAAAGTGGCTAAAGACAAATATGGCCTGACCGTGGAACTGGTGTCCTTTAACGATTACGTGTTGCCGAACGAAGCGCTGAGCAAAGGGGATATCGACCTGAATGCCTTCCAGCACAAGCCTTATCTGGATCAACAGATCAAAGACCGTGGTTACAAACTGGTTGCTGTTGGCAATAGTTTTGTCTACCCGATCGCTGGCTATTCCAAAAAAATCAAATCATTAGACGAGCTGCAAAACGGGGCACAAATCGCACTGCCTAACGATCCGACCAACCTGGGGCGCTCTCTGCTGCTGCTGCAAAAACAGGGTTTGATCAAACTGAAAGATAACGTTGGCCTGCTGCCGACCGTGCTGGACGTGGTTGAAAACCCGAAAAACCTGAAACTGGTCGAGCTGGAAGCACCGCAACTGCCGCGCTCTCTGGATGACGATCAAATCGCACTGGCTATCATCAACACCACCTATGCCAGCCAGATTAACCTGACACCGACCAAAGACGGTCTGTTCGTGGAAGAGAAAGACTCTCCGTACGTCAACCTGATTGTGTCGCGTGAAGACAACAAAGACGCGGCTAACGTGAAGAAATTCGTTCAGGCCTACCAGTCAGACGAAGTTTATGAAGCGGCCAACAAGATTTTCAACGGCGGCGCGGTGAAAGGCTGGTAA